Genomic DNA from Deltaproteobacteria bacterium PRO3:
AGACGCCGGCAAGATCGCCGGCCTCGACGTCAAGCGCATCGTCAACGAGCCCACGGCGGCCGCCCTCGCCTACGGCCTGGATAAGAAGAAAAACGAGATCATCGCCGTCTACGACTTCGGCGGCGGCACCTTCGACATCTCGATCCTCGAGGTCGGCGAGAACGTCGTCGAGGTCATCTCGACCAACGGCGACACCCATCTGGGCGGCGACAACATCGACCAGCGCCTGATCGACTACCTGATCGCGGAGTTCAAGAAAGACCAGGGCATCGACGTCAGCAAGGACCGCATGGTCCTGCAGCGCCTCAAAGAAGCGGCCGAGAAGGCGAAGATCGAGCTCTCCAGCGTCATGGAGACAGAGATCAACCTGCCCTTCCTCACGGCGGACCAGACCGGGCCCAAGCACATGAACATCAAGCTGACCCGGGCCAAGTTCGAGGCGCTCTGCGAGGACCTCTTTATGCGCAGCATGGAGCCCGTGAAGAAGGCCTTGGCCGACGCCGGCAAGAAGGCCTCCGAGATCGACGAGGTCGTCCTGGTCGGCGGTTCCACCCGCATCCCGCGGGTCCAGGAGGAAGTGAAGAAGTTCTTCGGAAAAGAGCCCCATAAGGGCGTCAATCCCGACGAGGTCGTCGCCCTGGGCGCCGCCGTCCAGGCGGGCGTGCTCTCCGGGCACGTCAAGGACCTGCTCTTGCTCGACGTCACCCCGCTTTCCCTGGGCATCGAGACCCTGGGCGGCGTGATGACCAAGCTGATCGAGCGCAACACGACCATCCCGACCCGCAAGTCGCAAATCTTTTCCACGGCGGCCGACAGCCAGAGCAGCGTGGAGATCCACGTCCTGCAGGGCGAGCGCGAGATGGCCAAAGACAACCGCACCCTCGGCCGATTCATCCTCGACGGAATCCCGCCCGCGCCGCGCGGCGTGCCGCAGGTCGAGGTCACCTTCGACATCGACGCCAACGGCATCGTCAACGTCTCGGCCTTGGACAAGGCGACCAATAAGAAGCAGCACATCACCATCACCGCCTCCAGCGGCTTGAACGAGAAGGACATCGACCGGATGGTGAAGGAGGCCGAGTCCCACGCGGCCGAGGACAAAAAGCGCCGCGAGGAAATCGAGGTCAAGAACCACGCCGACTCCCTGGTCTACTCGACCGAGAAGACCCTCAAGGAAAACCGGGAGAAAGTCGACGCGGGGACGGTTTCCGAGATCGAGGCCGCGGTGGCCGAGCTCAAGAAGGCGATCGAGGCCAACAACGTCGACGACATGAAGTCGGGCATGGAGAAGGTCACGACCCTCTCTCACAAGATGGCCGAGCAGCTCTACAAGGCCGCCTCCGGTTCGGGCGCGGCGCCCGGCGCCGAGCAGGCCTCGGCCGGGGCCTCCGAGGGCGGAGCCTCCTCCGAGCCCAAGAAGGAGGACGTCGTGGACGCCGAGTTCGAGGAGGCGAAGGACTAAGGCCTCGGGCGGCTTGTGAGAATGATTCTCCGTTCCTAAAGATTACGGGGCGTCGCTACGACGGCGCCCCGTTTTTTTTTGCCCAAAATCCGCAATGCCCCTGGGGCCGAGCCCTTGCAGGTCGCAAGGCCCGGCCCTAAGCTGTGTTTCGAAGGCCCTGGCGCGGCGCTGAAGGGTTTGTCCGGTTTCCGGCCCCGCCTTCGCGCGAAGCGGTGAAATTTTATTTGTTTTTTCCAATACTCCTGCGCTATGGGCAGGCTGCGTTTCGTTGGGAAAGGAGTATCTTTTGAATTGGCTTATAAAGGCCCTGGGCTCCTCGATCGGCCGGAAATTCGTGATGGGCCTGACGGGGCTCCTGCTCATCGGCTTCGTGATCGTCCACCTCGCCGGCAATCTCCTCCTCTACGTCGGAATCGAAGACTACAATAACTACGCCCACGCCCTGCATTCCAAGCCCGGCCTCGTCCTGGTCGCCGAGCTCGGCCTGCTGGCCCTCTTCCTGGCCCACATCCTCATCGCCGTCGGCATCACCCGCGAAAACCGTGCGGCGCGCCCCGAGGGCTACCAGATGCGCCGCTCCAAACAGGATCGCACGGCGGCCACGCCCTCCGCGCTGATGTTTGTCTCCGGCGCCATCCTCCTGGGCTTCATCCTCCTGCACCTGGCCGACTTTCGCTTTCACCTGCGCAACCCGGGCCCTGACGGCGAAGAGCCTTTCGCCAAGGCCCTGCGGCTGCTGCAAGACCCCGTCTCGGCCGGCGTCTACTTCGTCGGCAGCCTCTTCCTGGGCTGGCACCTGCTCCACGGCTTTCAGAGCGTCTTCCAGACCTTCGGTTGGAACCACCCCAAATACACCCCGCTGATCAAAAAAGTCGGCGTCGTCTTGGCGGTCGTCCTCGCCCTGGGCTTCGCCTCCTTCCCGGTTTGGGCCATGCTTAAGAAATACGGAGTGCAGCTATGAGCCTCGACGCCCGCGTCCCCAGCGGTCCGCTCAGCGAGAAATGGACCAAGTGCAAGAACGAGCTGAAGCTGGTGAGCCCCACCAACAAGCGCAAGTACGACATCATCGTGATCGGCAGCGGCTTGGCCGGGGCCTCGGCCGCCGCCTCGTTGGGCGAGTTGGGCTACAACGTCAAGGTCTTCTGCTTTCAAGACAGCCCGCGCCGCGCCCACAGCATCGCCGCCCAGGGCGGGATCAACGCCGCCAAAAACTACCAAAACGACGGGGACAGCGTCGGCCGTCTCTTCTACGACACCGTCAAGGGCGGCGATTTCCGCGCCCGCGAGGCCAACGTCTACCGCTTGGCCGAGGTCAGCGCCAACATCATCGACCAGTGCGTCGCCCAGGGCGTGCCCTTCGCGCGCGAATACGGCGGCACCCTGGCCAACCGCACCTTCGGCGGCGTCCTCGTCTCGCGCACCTTCTACGCCCGCGGCCAGACGGGGCAACAGCTCCTGTTGGGCGCCTACTCCAGCCTGATGCGCCAGGTCGAGCGCGGCAAGGTCAAGCTGTATTCGCGCCACGAGATGCTGGACTTGGTCTTGGTCGACGGCGTGGCCCGGGGCGTCATCGCACGGGACCTCACCAACGGTAATTTTGAAAAGCACGCCGCCCACGCCGTCCTGCTCTGCACGGGCGGCTACAGCAACGTCTTCTACCTGTCGACCAACGCCAAGGGCTGCAACGCCACCGCGATCTGGCGGGCCTACAAGCGCGGCGCCTACTTCGGCAACCCCTGCTTCACGCAGATCCAC
This window encodes:
- the dnaK gene encoding molecular chaperone DnaK encodes the protein MANKSKIIGIDLGTTNSVVAIMEGDQPKVIANQEGNRTTPSVVAFSKDGEVLVGQVAKRQSITNPENTVYSIKRFMGRKYDEVGEEIKMVPYHVVKAGNGDAAVEIQGKNYSPPEISAKILMKLKQAAEDYLGEKVTEAVITVPAYFNDSQRQATKDAGKIAGLDVKRIVNEPTAAALAYGLDKKKNEIIAVYDFGGGTFDISILEVGENVVEVISTNGDTHLGGDNIDQRLIDYLIAEFKKDQGIDVSKDRMVLQRLKEAAEKAKIELSSVMETEINLPFLTADQTGPKHMNIKLTRAKFEALCEDLFMRSMEPVKKALADAGKKASEIDEVVLVGGSTRIPRVQEEVKKFFGKEPHKGVNPDEVVALGAAVQAGVLSGHVKDLLLLDVTPLSLGIETLGGVMTKLIERNTTIPTRKSQIFSTAADSQSSVEIHVLQGEREMAKDNRTLGRFILDGIPPAPRGVPQVEVTFDIDANGIVNVSALDKATNKKQHITITASSGLNEKDIDRMVKEAESHAAEDKKRREEIEVKNHADSLVYSTEKTLKENREKVDAGTVSEIEAAVAELKKAIEANNVDDMKSGMEKVTTLSHKMAEQLYKAASGSGAAPGAEQASAGASEGGASSEPKKEDVVDAEFEEAKD
- a CDS encoding succinate dehydrogenase cytochrome b subunit — its product is MNWLIKALGSSIGRKFVMGLTGLLLIGFVIVHLAGNLLLYVGIEDYNNYAHALHSKPGLVLVAELGLLALFLAHILIAVGITRENRAARPEGYQMRRSKQDRTAATPSALMFVSGAILLGFILLHLADFRFHLRNPGPDGEEPFAKALRLLQDPVSAGVYFVGSLFLGWHLLHGFQSVFQTFGWNHPKYTPLIKKVGVVLAVVLALGFASFPVWAMLKKYGVQL